In bacterium BMS3Abin08, the genomic stretch TGTATTTGTCATTCCCGCAAGTGAAGCGCGTCGGGAATCCTTCTTGAAAAACTTAAAGAACGATTCCGGACAAGCCGGAATGACGGAAAAAACGGCAACTGGTCGACTTTATACCCAGACTCTATTTAAAAACCGCACTTAGATCAAAAAAAGCTTCAGATACACATATACAACAGGGGTAACGAAGACAATACCGTCTATCTTGTCCAGGACTCCGCCATGCCCCGGTATCAGGTGACTTGAATCCTTGACCCCGGAATCGCGTTTGAACATCGACTCCGCAAGATCTCCCAGAACAGTTACGGACCCAACGATCAACCCGAGCAAAAATGCGTGATCAAAACTCATGGAATGCAGTAAAAAAACCTTTATCAGTACACTTGAGACAACACCACCCCCGGCGGATCCAACCACACCTGCAACCGTCTTGTTGGGGCTTACCGATGGATAGAGCTTTCTCCTCCCGTACCTCTTCCCTATATAATAAGCGCAACTGTCGGAGGCCCAGGCCACTGCCCCGGCATATATGACCCACCCGGGGCCGACCCCCCTTATCATAATCATGAACCCGGTCAGCACCGGGATGTAGAGGAACCCCGTTATGACCGGCGACATATCAAGCAATGCGTCCTCAGGTCCCTTCCCCACACTCAGAAGTCTCAGCAAGACCGTAAGGCAGAAAAAGATTACCACAACATAAAAAACCCCATTCAGGTGACCCATGTAAAAGAAATAGCCGACCAGACCCCCTGAAAGGAGCCCGACGGCCTTAAACAGCCCCTTAACCCTGTACATGGAGTAAAACTCCCACTGAGCAGTGGAAGAAACCAGGAGCACGAGGACAAAGAAAAAGACGGGAGGGAGCTCAACTATGTAGAGGTAAATAAGGGGAAGCAGTACAAGGGCGACTACCTCACGCTTACGTTTCATTTTCAGTAGGGCATCACCGCCCCGAATCTCCTTTCTCTCCTCTGGAAATCCTGAATTGCGTAGAGGAACTCCTCTTTTGTAAAATCAGGCCATAAGGTATCCGTAAAATAAAGCTCTGCATATGCAGACTGCCAGAGAAGAAAGTTGCTCAGTCTTTTCTCACCACTCGTTCTGATCACAAGGTCAACCGGGGGCATCCCTGTTGTATCGAGAAACATTTCAAAGTTCGCCTCATCAAGGTCATGGCCGTCCATCCCCGAAAGGATCGCCTTCCTTATAGCCCTTAAGATCTCATCCCTCCCACCATAACTGAGGGCAAGCACCACGAGAAGGTTCTTCCAGGAAGAAGTCAGTTCCTCGGTACTGTGGAGAATTTCCCTGACGTCGTGGGGGAGTTTCTCCCTGTCACCAATGGCACGAAAACCAATCCCCTCCTTCAGCAGTTCGGCAATCTCATCCATCAGGTACTGTTTCAGGAGTTCCATCAGGGAAAGCACCTCACCCTCGGGTCTCTGCCAGTTCTCCAGCGAGAAGGCATAAAGCGTCAGCACTTCCACACCGACCTCGCTGGCGGCCCTTATGATATCCTTTGTTCTTTCAGCGCCCCTGCTATGGCCCTCCACCCTCGGAAGTCCCCTCAGTTGTGCCCATCTTCCGTTGCCATCCATTATTATACCAACATGTCTTGGAATTCTTGTGAACATACAAGCCCCCTCAAATGCCCTTTAATGAGTATATCTGCAAGACCTTTACAAAGGGATTCCTCCCCTTAAGTATATTCCCGGCTTTAAACCCCAGCGCCGGCTTGCTCACAACAGCTATTTTATTATCAAAAACAGTGTAATCCAGGAGCTTACCGGGAATATCGTTAACAAGCACCGTCTCTTTTACTATTCCACCGTCATACCGGCAGGAGAGGAGTTGTGAACTCTTATATCCAATCGTTTTTGCCCTCTTCACTAGCGGCACCCTCCTGACCACCAGAACCTGGTTTTTCCATCTCGTCATCCTGTCGTTTATGTGCCACTTCCCGCTCTCCACCATGATGGAATAAGACGCCAGCCGGTACTCCCTGATATAGCCCCCCATGCTTTCAACATCCCGCCAGATCGCAACCCCGTCCTCATACAGGTTCAGGCGGTCGTCCTTATCCATAACAAAATAGACCTTCTTCCCCTGTTCAACAGCGGCCACTGCAAAATCGTAAATCCCCACGCCCTCAACCCCCTTAAAGACCTTGCCTATCCTGAAGCCGCCGGTGGTGCTAACCTCCCTGACCGGTCCGGAAAAGATATCAACCCCGGAGTACTTCTGATACAACAGCTTACCGTCAAGGACTCTCAAGAACCCCTTCGTTTTCCACAGTTGCACAAACCTTCCTTTTTTGACTTTATATATATAGGATTTAACCTCATCGGGCACCGTTGCAATCGTGACGCTCTCATCAGAAGAGGCATCCCCTCCCATGTCTCCGGTTATAGAGACAAGGATCACCTCGTCGGTGCCATCGCCGTCGATATCGTAAACATCAAACCATATTACGGTCTCGTTTGACTTTCCTGAAAGCTCATAGAGATATGTAAGGTCGACATCATAGCTGTAGACATAGAGACCTTCCCCTGTAGAGAGCAGAATCTCACGTCTTCCGTCTCCGTCAAGATCACCTGAGCCCACCAGTTCCGCACCAAAGGGAAGTTCGTAAGTCAAGAGCGGCTCTTCCTCCATCCCCGAAAGGAACTCCAGGCCGGTCTTCAGGGTTGCCATGTACTCCTCCGGGATGGAAACGGAGTCCTCCGAAATTACTCTCCCATCACTCCACAACAGTTTCTGATGAAGGACCGTCTC encodes the following:
- the cdsA gene encoding phosphatidate cytidylyltransferase, which translates into the protein MKRKREVVALVLLPLIYLYIVELPPVFFFVLVLLVSSTAQWEFYSMYRVKGLFKAVGLLSGGLVGYFFYMGHLNGVFYVVVIFFCLTVLLRLLSVGKGPEDALLDMSPVITGFLYIPVLTGFMIMIRGVGPGWVIYAGAVAWASDSCAYYIGKRYGRRKLYPSVSPNKTVAGVVGSAGGGVVSSVLIKVFLLHSMSFDHAFLLGLIVGSVTVLGDLAESMFKRDSGVKDSSHLIPGHGGVLDKIDGIVFVTPVVYVYLKLFLI
- the uppS gene encoding isoprenyl transferase, coding for MFTRIPRHVGIIMDGNGRWAQLRGLPRVEGHSRGAERTKDIIRAASEVGVEVLTLYAFSLENWQRPEGEVLSLMELLKQYLMDEIAELLKEGIGFRAIGDREKLPHDVREILHSTEELTSSWKNLLVVLALSYGGRDEILRAIRKAILSGMDGHDLDEANFEMFLDTTGMPPVDLVIRTSGEKRLSNFLLWQSAYAELYFTDTLWPDFTKEEFLYAIQDFQRRERRFGAVMPY